The DNA region CTGCCCGTTCAACCGTCACTTCAAAGTGCATATGGCGGGCACGCATCATCGGATGGCCAAAAGCTTCGGAAAACAATGCAGGGCCACCGAAAAACTGAGACAAAAACATGTATTGTTTGTCCATTACCGGCTGAATGTCTTCTGGAAAAAGAGGAGCCAGTTTCTCATTTTGCTGAACAATCGGATAGAAAGCCTCGACCAGTGCGCGAACACCTGCCTCACCACCCAGATTATCGTAGATGCTTAAATTAGGATTCATTCACTTATTCCCCCTCTCTTGTGTCGAATTTTGACATATATTACACTCCCATGCTTAATTGTGAAAGGAGATTAAACAACAAGGCCACGAACGCCTTTATCTTCATTCTATCAAAAAAATCCCAAAAGTCCTATATCACATGTCATGGGTATGGTTCCTCATAGCTATGATCCTTACAGGTCCTTCACGGGCTGAAGGCACAAAAAAGCGCCAAACAAGAGGTTTGGCGCACCAGATATTTCATCAATAACTTCGCCAGTCCTCTTCTTCAGAGCGCACAAGCGAGGCACGTATAACATAAACAAAAGCACAAACCAGGATTCCGGTGACAAGGCTCATAATCATCACTCCATCCGATTTTATTCCACCTTCTATAAACATGAGGTGACGTTCAGGCGTTTTCATTATTTTAGCATACATCTCTCCAAAACACAGCCACTTTTGCAAGCGCTTTCTAAACATTAATTTGTACTGTTTGTCCACCTTGTCTCATATATTGAAGGCAGAAGCGCGAGCGATCTACTGCACAGTTGACCATTCCAAAAATAAAGGAGAAGAATTCATGGCCGCTTCACAACGAATCACCCATGTCCTGATCCCACTCGCTCTCCTGATCCTGTGTGTGTTAATGGTGCTGTATCCAACAGAAACCTGGCATGCAGGCGTACGCGGACTATCCATTTGGTGGGACGTGCTTTTCCCCTCCCTTTTTCCCTTTTTAGTACTGTCTGAGCTGCTGCTCGGCTTTGGCATTGTCCACTTTTTGGGTACCCTCCTTAATCCGCTCATGCGTCCGCTGTTTCGTGTTCCCGGAAGTGGCGGCTTTGTCTTTGCCGTCAGTTGCGCTTCCGGATACCCCACTGGAGCCAAATTAACCGCACAGTTGTGGGAACAAAAATTGGTTACGCGGGAAGAGGGGGAACGACTCGTTTCTTTCACCACATCATCCGATCCCATCTTCATGATTGGGGCGGTATCGGTTGGTTTTTTTCATCATGCTGCCATCGCTCCCGTACTGGTTACATCGCACTATGCTGCTGCTTTTCTAGTAGGCTTGATCATGAGGTTCCATGGAAATTCTGCGAAAAGCAAACAGATGCCTAGCGACAGTCCGTCCGTCTCTGGAGAAGTACACAGGAACAGACTGCTTCAAGCCATATATGCGATGCACGAAGCAAGAATGGCTGATGGACGGGCTTTTGGTGAATTGTTGCGTCATGCGGTCTCTTCATCCCTTCGCCTTATTATTATCGTAGGAGGGCTGGTTGTATTCTTCTCTGTCATGATGGAGTTGCTTGTACAGACGGGATCGCTCGGTGGATTATATGCAATAACAGAACAATTGCTTCAATATACCGGATTGCCTCCGGCCTTATCACACAGTATCGTAGGTGGATTATTTGAGGTCACTTTGGGAGCCAAAGAAGCCGGAAGCGCAGGCTCATCAATTCCGCTTGTGTATAAAGCTGCTGCTGCTGCCTTTGTTCTCTCCTGGGGTGGGCTGTCTGTCCATGCACAGATTATGAGTGTGCTAAGCAACACGCCGATGAGATACGGACCTTTTCTGTTCGCCAGAGCCATTCATGCCCTTATTGCCCCTATTCTTGTACTTTTGCTCTGGAACCCGATGATGGGTGAAACGGGATCGCCTGTGTTCCTTCAAACCGGTGTCAAGCCAGAATCATTTGCATATACACCAGACTGGGGACAAAACCTTTTTTCGGGAGCAGCTGTATTTGCAGGCGTGTTACTATTCCTGTTGATGCTTTCGCTAATAAGTCCCTTGTTCTTACCCCGACGTGTCAAAAAATGAGCGATCTTGTGCATGTATATTCGACCGAAATATCACTCCAAACATTGTGTTATTCCCTGGAATTGATTATCATCGGTAGTATAATGACCACAAAGGAGCTTTCATCTTGAGATACTATGTTCAAGACCGCGGAGACCAGTTATCGATTGATCTCAGTCAGCAGTTTCATGCGCTGGCCAAAGAGGAAGGGTTCAAACTGGATGCAGAATCACCGGAGATCGTCATTTCCATCGGGGGCGATGGTACGATGCTGCAGGCATTTCACAATTTCATCGACCGCATTCCGGATATCGCTTTTGTTGGGGTTCATACAGGACACCTCGGCTTTTATGCCGATTGGAAGAAGGAAGAATTGCGGGAATTGGTGAGATTGATGAGTGGCAAAGGAGACCCGGAACGACTTAAACCTCGAATTGTCGAGTATCCGCTGCTGGAGCTTGAGATTCGCAAAAAGTCGGGCAATACCTCTTATATCGCACTGAACGAATTTACGTTAAAAGGTGTAGACGGTACGGTCGTTGCTCAGGTCGACATTAATGACGTTACGTTCGAGATGTTCCGGGGAGACGGTATCTGTGTGTCCACACCTTCAGGCAGTACCGCGTACAACAAGGCACTTGGCGGTGCCATGGTGCATCCCACGATTGAGGCGATTCAGATCGCAGAAATCGCTTCAATTAATAACCGCGTCTATCGAACGTTGGGTTCACCGGTTATTTTGCCCAAGCACCATCACTGCGATATCTTCTCTCGCAAGGACCAGCGGTTGTTGCTTACCATTGACCACGTAAATATTATGGTGGAAGATCTTATATCGGTGCGTTGTCAGGTATCCAAACATAAGGTAAGTTTTGCGCGTTTTCGTCCCTATCCATTTTGGAATCGGGTTCGTACTGCCTTTCTGGATTAAAACATATGTATCAAAAAAAGCGGTCCTTCTCAGGAACCGCTTTTTGCTTTGGCTGGAGGCTGATCTTTGCTCTTTTGCAGAACAAAGTACGCACAACCGAAGTTGCAATATTCATTGATGTAATCCACCATGCTTGAGATCGTGGAATCCTTTGTTGCTTTGGGATGGTTGTCCCGGTAAAAACCTTTCAACCGCAGCTGGCTGTAACCCCAGTCCCCAATAATGTAATCGTACCGCTCCAGCACTTCGCTGTAACGGTCACGGAAGACTTCTGGATTCCAGCCCTCTTTGTGATTCTGGACGATTTCATAATTCTTACCGCCGATTTGTACAATGATTGGTTCTTTCGGTTTGTCTTGAACCGACTCCTGAACCGATTCGTGAACCTCTTCTTGACTTTTTTCTTCTTCCAACCTTGTATCCTCCATTATGCGTGAGATGCCGCCTGTTCAGCATTTTTCGCAGCCGATTTCACCTGCTCATGCGCATGGTAAGAGCTGCGGACCATAGGTCCGGATTCGACGTGGCTGAATCCACGCTGCAGACCTTCCTGTTTCAGCGATGCGAACTCTTCTGGCGGATAATACTTCTCCACAAACAAATGTTTTTCCGATGGCTGCAGATATTGACCAATCGTCATAATATCACAGTTCACAGCGCGCAGATCATCCATCGTTTGCAAAATTTCATGGTATTCTTCTCCTACACCAAGCATGATGCTTGATTTCGTCGGAATATTCGGCTGCATTTCCTTGGCACGAGCAAGCAATTCAAGTGAACGCTTGTATTTCGCCTTCGCACGTACTTTGTCTGACAACCGCTCAACCGTCTCAATGTTGTGATTCAGAATATCCGGTTTGGCATCCATTACAATCTGCAAGGATTCCCGATCACCCAGAAAGTCTGGAATGAGCACTTCCACACTGCATAACGGCAAACGACGGCGAACCGCCTTCACCGTCTCAGCAAAGATCGTTGCTCCTCCATCCTTCAGGTCGTCACGAGCCACACTCGTAATTACGCAGTGCTGCAAGTTCATCTGTTCTGCCGCTTCCGCAACGCGTTCTGGTTCCTGCAAATCAAGCTCCGTTGGCAAGCCGGTATTTACCGCGCAAAAACGGCATGCCCTTGTGCAAATATCACCCAAAATCATAAAAGTAGCCGTCCGATTGGCCCAACATTCATAAATATTCGGACACCGTGCTTCCTCACATACTGTATGCAGCGTTTTGGAACGCATCATCGTTTTCATTTCCTGATAGTTGTCGCCGGTTGTCAATTTGATCCGAATCCAGTCCGGTTTCGGTTCTTTAACACGTTTAGCCAATGGGTAAAACCTTCTTTCTACTGAAGTTAGGCTGTTGCTCGGAACATATTATACCATGAAAGCACTGGAAAAACCCCCATTTGTCACATCTCATTCATGGTGGATAAAATGGAGACTTTTGAAGAACGCTAGGTTATAGCTTGGTTTACCGGGCATCATGTGCATCATCTTATTGGAAAGGGGGCTGCTTCCCTGTGCAAGATCGCCTTACATCGCGTTTCACTTACTCCTTTTGGATCAAAACATTACTCGCAGGCACACTGCTTCTCCCATTCTTGCCTGTTGATGTTTACAGTGAACCGGCTACCGCTGATTCCAGACCACAGGCTGCTGAGCAAAAACCAGAGGACATTTTCGCTTCTCGCCGACACTTGTATGAAAGCATCGGTCAAATGACTCAAATTCCCTGGTACAGGCTAGCAGCAATCGATCAATATGAACGAACCATCACACGTGCCCATCCCAAGGATCGCAAACATCCCGAACGGCTTACAGGCATCTTCATGACTTCCCCAGCCTGGAGAGGCTGGTTGAACCCTGATGAGACGGATCAACAACCCGCGTCCATTATTTTTTTTAATGGGTATGGTCGTGATGGTTCTGGAGATGGCCTAGCAGATGCCAATAATGATCTGGATGTGCTTTACAGCATGGCTTCCGTTATTCAAAATTACGGGACGAAGCCCGAGGATTTCAACATCGCCCTGTGGGAATATTATCACAACTCTCGGGCTGTTCAGCGCATTCAGCAATTCGCGAAATTATATGAGCATTTTGACAGCCTCAATCTCTTTGGTCATGCCTTTCCCGTCCCTCTCGGAACCAACTATTCATATCGCAGTACATGGGGCACCAAACGAAGTTGGGGCGGGTACCGTATCCATGAAGGCACAGATATTTTCGCACCGTATGGCCTGCCTGTGCGCAGCACCTGTTACGGTATCGTGGAAATCAAGGGCTGGAATCCATTTGGCGGATGGCGCATCGGTATCCGGGATCTGAACAACCATTATCACTATTACGCTCATCTATCGGGATTTGACAAGAACGCCCATATCGGCGAAGTGGTTTCTCCAGGCCAGATATTGGGCTGGGTGGGCAGCTCAGGCTATGGAAAACCGGGTACACAAGGCAAATTTCCTCCCCACCTGCATTATGGCATCTATCGTGACAGCGGGCTAAATGAATGGTCGTTCGACCCTTACCCGCATCTGAAGCATTGGGAGCAAGAGGAACATAAACAGAAGAACACTAAAGCGAAGTAAAGCCAAAATAACGAGTCACAACCTAACGAATCGACTACGTAAATAAAGGGGTGTCCCACGTCATGTTTAATGACATATGGACCCCCCTTTATTTTTTTGGATATTCACTTTGATTTTGATCCATTAGTGATTCACATCGGCGTCAAGCTGCAATCCCCCATTTGGATCAGATAAATCCGGCTCAATCTCCAGTTCATTTTCGTTCGGACTGTTAGTTGGTCCCTGCTGTTGAGTTGGGGGTCCAGGGCTGGGCGTTCCTCCATGTCCACTCGATACACCTGTCTGACCCGAAGGCAACGCAATCGCGGGTGCATTGCTGCCGTTACTGCCAACGGGCTTGCCCTGATTATCGTAGTAGTACATTGGGACATCCCCGACCACCAATAGGTAGGATATCGGAATCTCCGTATCCACCGTCTCAGGCTCCATGTCAAAGGGCACCACCACCGCAACTTCGGCAATGATGTGAATATACACTTCCACCAGAATCATGTTAATTCCGGCATTCTGCTGGCGAGTGTTCAGGTCAACCTTAACAGCTCCCTGGGGCTCGATTCGGACGGGTATACTTGGACCAAACGATGCCAAGACCGGGCTGCCCAAAGCCTGACCAAGCGGAATTTTTTCTTTTAACATATGCACGTTCTGCAATGTGGATTGCACGATGTTCATCGTACTTGCGGTAATCCGCATATGCTCATCATAATTCAGCATGAACCCAGACACTTTTCCGGCTGTATCGGTTTTCCAGTCAATTAGTCCTTCGGTGGATTTGCCTTCGGAGACTTGCGCTGTAATCGCCGTGTTGATCGCTTCCGTCGCAATCTGCTTCACTCTGATCTTGGCCAAATGCATAATGGGCGGTTTCATTTTCTTATCCACGTAAGCAAAACCCTGCATTAAACAGAACACTGTTACCAATAAAATAATCAACCACATTTTGCGCCTGCCGCTTGGCGGTTTGCGGCTTCTTCGGCTTCTTCTGCTCCGCCATCGTCTTCTCATCATCGGGCATCCCTCCCTCCGGGATGAGCTAAAGGCTATATATTATCCTTATGCACCGTTGTCCCGAAAAAGAAGGACAGCGCCTGCTCATGAGGAATCTCATCATCTTTTACTAAAATAAAAAAGCCTTCCACCAGCAGATTTCTCTGCAAGGCGGAAGGCTTGTATGGAACACAGACGCTGGAGGCCAAGTCAATGTCCGCAATTTATTACTTTGGAACAGACTCCCAATCTTTCAGGAAGCGCTCAATACCGCTGTCTGTCAGTGGGTGTTTCCACAATGTTGGCAGGAGCGAACCCGGAATGGTCGCAATGTGCGCACCGGAAAGGGCTGCATCCTCTACATGTTTGATATTACGGATGCTTGCTGCAATAATTTCGGAAGGCAGATCATACGTATCGAGAATGAGACGCAGATCCCGAATCAGCTTCATACCATCCACCGCAATATCATCCAGACGGCCAACAAATGGACTGATATAGGTAGCACCGGCTTTCGCCGCCATCAGACCCTGTGCTGCTGAGAAAATCAGCGTCACATTGGTTTTAATTCCTTTTTGCGTCAGTTCATGACAAGCATAGAGTCCATCTTCGGTCATCGGTAGTTTAATCACTACATTCGGTGCCCATTCTGCAATTTCATAAGCTTCCTTCAACATATCCTCGGCTTTGAGGCCGATGACTTCAGCGCTGACTGGGCCTTTAACAACGCCACAGATCTCCTGAATCACTTCTTTAAATACGCGACCTTCTTTGGCAATCAAAGACGGGTTAGTCGTGACTCCATCCACCAGACCAAGACGTTCGATCCGTTTGATTTCTTCAACATTACCAGTATCCAAGAAAAATTTCATGATATGTTCTCCTCCACTTGATGAATTTGTAAACAACTATGCTTATCATTACCCGATTATCCACATATGTTAACAGTTATATATAAATTAATTTTTTTCTACAGCGTGACCGCCAAATTCGTTACGCAATGCAGCGACAACTTTTCCTGTGAATGTGTCTGTTTCCAGGGAGCGGTAACGCATTAGCAGAGACAACGCAATAACTGGTGTAGCAGTTTGCAGGTCAAATGCCGTTTCAACTGTCCAGCGTCCTTCTCCTGACGAATGCATAACCCCTTTGATTTCATCCAGGTTAGCGTCTTTGGAGAAGGCACGCTCTGTCAATTCCATCAGCCAAGAACGAATAACGGAACCGTTGTTCCATACACGAGCCACTTTTTCGAAGTCGAAGTCGAAGCCGCTTTTCTCCAATACGTCAAAACCTTCACCGATGGAAGCCATCATACCGTACTCGATACCGTTGTGTACCATTTTGAGGAAGTGACCGCTACCCGCTTTACCTGCATACAGATAACCATTCTCTACAGCCGTATCTTTGAAAGCCGGCTCAACGATCGCCCAAGCCTCAGGGTCTCCACCAATCATGTAGCATGCACCATTCCGTGCGCCTTCCATACCACCGGAAGTACCTGCATCCATGTAGTGGATACCAGATGGTTTCAATTCTTCGTAACGACGAATGGACTCTTTGTAGTGCGAGTTACCTGCTTCAATGATGATGTCGCCTTTGGACAACAGCGGACTAACTTCAGCCAGTACAGCGTCAACCACGTTGTGGGGAACCATGATCCACAATACACGTGGAGATTCCAAAGATTCAACCATCTCTTTGTAAGAAGAAACGCCTTGCGCTCCGTATTCTTTCATTTCGTTTACTGCTTCTGCATTCAGGTCAAATGCAACCACTTCATGTTTGTGATCAATCAGGTTTCTGCCCAGGTTCAATCCCATTTTACCCAATCCAATAAGTCCAAGTTTCATTGCTAAGTTCCTCCTGTTATGAACATTTCTAATTTTTTTACGGTCAATTTCAAAAGAATGACTTAACATGTGGCGCAGCAGCCGTTCCGGTTACGAATCGTTCTTTCGATCGCTGTTGTCTCCATATTTTCTTGATTAATAATGTTAATGGTTAAAATATGGAGACAAAGGCGAACGCTCTGCTTCTTCAGAATCGATTTCGTCCCCTTCACTACTCACGCGTAATTGTTATGAACTGATTTGAATTGAGCCGCTAATCTATATCAAAAATTTTCGCTGCCTTCCGAATATTACCGGAAGGACTTATGCAAAATTGGAACGGTATACCTCATAAAAATTTGTATATTATCAAGGAGAACGTACCGTTCTCTTCTCTGATGCTGCTCTTACATTAGTCTTACCACCAACGATAACCATTCTCTGCAATCAGACGATCTGCTGAATCCGGTCCTTGTGAACCTGCGTTGTACGTATCCAATGGCACACTGCCATCCTGGAATGCTTCCAAGATCGGCTGTACCCACTGCCAAGCGAGTTCAACTTCATTCCAGTGAGCGAAGAATGTGGAATCGCCACGCATCGCGTCAAAGATCAGGTTTTCGTAAGCTTCCGGAATGTTGCGTTCACCTGAGTTGAAATTCATATGCATTGCTTCCACTTCGCCTTGGTTGAGTGGATTTTTCGCATTCAATTGAAGCGAGATGCTTTCTTTCGGACCAATTTCAATTGTAAGCAGGTTAGGCTCCGTTGTATTTTCGGATTCATGACCTGTTTTAAGTGGAGACTTGAATTCAACAACAATTCTGGTCGATTTTTCAGCCAGGCGTTTGCCTGTACGAATGTAAAATGGAACCTCGCTCCAGAATGGATCATCGATCCACAGTCTCGCGGCAACATAGGTCTCATTCTGAGAACCGGCTGGAATGCCAGGCTCGTCCAGGTATCCAACAACCGAAGTACCTTGCAGTTCCCCTGCTCCATATTGGGCGCGAACGACTTCAGAAGCGATATTCTCTTTCGTCAAGGGACGAAGAGCTTCAGCGATTTTCTGCTTTTTGAATTGAATTTCTTCCGGTGTGCAGCGTTTTGGCAAATGCAAACCAATCATCATCAGCAATTGAAGCATATGGTTTTGGAACATGTCACGAAGGGCTCCGCTTTGGTCATAATATGCGGCACGCTCTTCAACACCAACTGTTTCACTTGCTGTAATCTGTACATTGGCAATGTAACGGTTGGACCACAACGCCTGAATAACCGGATTCGCGTAAGTAAGGGTTTCGATATTTTGCACCATCGGTTTTCCAAGGAAATGGTCAATACGGTAGATTTCTTCTTCCGCAAAGGTATTGCTCAGTTTCTCATTCAGTTCACGCGCGGATTGCAGATCATGTCCGAATGGTTTTTCAATGATCAGTTTCTTCCAGCCTTTGGTGTTGCCCAAGCCGCTCTCCTGAATGTTCAGTGCAATTGGCTCAAAGAATTCTGGCGCTACCGACATGTAGAACATGCGATTTTCCGGGATGCTCAGTTCTTGTTCACGCTGCTCAACGAGTTTAAGCAGTCTGGTGTAATCTTCAAGCTTGGTATTATTCAGAGAACAATAACGGAAAGCCCCAATGAAATCGCGTACCTGAGATTGTTCTTCAGGCGTTTGCCGTGAGAATTCATGCAGCGACTTTTCCACATTCGCCTGGAAGTCAGTATCCGACAATTCACGCCGTCCAAGACCGATAACGGAGAAGGATTTTGGCATTTTTGAATCAATGTACAAATTATATAATGCAGGGTAAATCTTGCGTTTGGCTAAATCGCCTGTTGCCCCGAAGAGGACAAATGTCATTGCGTCCATTGGAGTGCCTCCTGTGATCTGTGCAGTATAGTATATGATGATGCAAAATGTTCAAATCCAAGCATGACAAAAGACGGAATTATTGGGCGAGTTATCCCCCATACCTCCGTTTGTGTATCTGACCTGAATTAAACATGGAACATTCCTTCTCTCCACAACCTTAATCAAGGTTATAAAATGTAACCAATTGAATTGACGTTACCCATATTACACCTGTCGTCACAATTCGTCAACAATCGTGTCGAACCTGTGAACACCCGTGTTTACAGGGTTTTTATTTAATGTTAACGCTTTATGTGGTAAGATTAAGAACAATTGGCATGTGACATTTTACACATATGGCTTGTAGACACTCAGGTTACAATAAGTATACTAATGCTATAATAAGCATAACTAAATCAAAGGAGTACAACTTATGA from Paenibacillus sp. JNUCC-31 includes:
- a CDS encoding globin domain-containing protein; this translates as MNPNLSIYDNLGGEAGVRALVEAFYPIVQQNEKLAPLFPEDIQPVMDKQYMFLSQFFGGPALFSEAFGHPMMRARHMHFEVTVERAEAWLACMDQALTQVGVEEPLHSFVLQRLSGPAHHFVNTP
- the ylbJ gene encoding sporulation integral membrane protein YlbJ, with the translated sequence MAASQRITHVLIPLALLILCVLMVLYPTETWHAGVRGLSIWWDVLFPSLFPFLVLSELLLGFGIVHFLGTLLNPLMRPLFRVPGSGGFVFAVSCASGYPTGAKLTAQLWEQKLVTREEGERLVSFTTSSDPIFMIGAVSVGFFHHAAIAPVLVTSHYAAAFLVGLIMRFHGNSAKSKQMPSDSPSVSGEVHRNRLLQAIYAMHEARMADGRAFGELLRHAVSSSLRLIIIVGGLVVFFSVMMELLVQTGSLGGLYAITEQLLQYTGLPPALSHSIVGGLFEVTLGAKEAGSAGSSIPLVYKAAAAAFVLSWGGLSVHAQIMSVLSNTPMRYGPFLFARAIHALIAPILVLLLWNPMMGETGSPVFLQTGVKPESFAYTPDWGQNLFSGAAVFAGVLLFLLMLSLISPLFLPRRVKK
- a CDS encoding NAD kinase, whose translation is MRYYVQDRGDQLSIDLSQQFHALAKEEGFKLDAESPEIVISIGGDGTMLQAFHNFIDRIPDIAFVGVHTGHLGFYADWKKEELRELVRLMSGKGDPERLKPRIVEYPLLELEIRKKSGNTSYIALNEFTLKGVDGTVVAQVDINDVTFEMFRGDGICVSTPSGSTAYNKALGGAMVHPTIEAIQIAEIASINNRVYRTLGSPVILPKHHHCDIFSRKDQRLLLTIDHVNIMVEDLISVRCQVSKHKVSFARFRPYPFWNRVRTAFLD
- a CDS encoding YutD family protein; the protein is MEEEKSQEEVHESVQESVQDKPKEPIIVQIGGKNYEIVQNHKEGWNPEVFRDRYSEVLERYDYIIGDWGYSQLRLKGFYRDNHPKATKDSTISSMVDYINEYCNFGCAYFVLQKSKDQPPAKAKSGS
- the lipA gene encoding lipoyl synthase, translating into MAKRVKEPKPDWIRIKLTTGDNYQEMKTMMRSKTLHTVCEEARCPNIYECWANRTATFMILGDICTRACRFCAVNTGLPTELDLQEPERVAEAAEQMNLQHCVITSVARDDLKDGGATIFAETVKAVRRRLPLCSVEVLIPDFLGDRESLQIVMDAKPDILNHNIETVERLSDKVRAKAKYKRSLELLARAKEMQPNIPTKSSIMLGVGEEYHEILQTMDDLRAVNCDIMTIGQYLQPSEKHLFVEKYYPPEEFASLKQEGLQRGFSHVESGPMVRSSYHAHEQVKSAAKNAEQAASHA
- a CDS encoding M23 family metallopeptidase, producing the protein MQDRLTSRFTYSFWIKTLLAGTLLLPFLPVDVYSEPATADSRPQAAEQKPEDIFASRRHLYESIGQMTQIPWYRLAAIDQYERTITRAHPKDRKHPERLTGIFMTSPAWRGWLNPDETDQQPASIIFFNGYGRDGSGDGLADANNDLDVLYSMASVIQNYGTKPEDFNIALWEYYHNSRAVQRIQQFAKLYEHFDSLNLFGHAFPVPLGTNYSYRSTWGTKRSWGGYRIHEGTDIFAPYGLPVRSTCYGIVEIKGWNPFGGWRIGIRDLNNHYHYYAHLSGFDKNAHIGEVVSPGQILGWVGSSGYGKPGTQGKFPPHLHYGIYRDSGLNEWSFDPYPHLKHWEQEEHKQKNTKAK
- the yunB gene encoding sporulation protein YunB, producing the protein MQGFAYVDKKMKPPIMHLAKIRVKQIATEAINTAITAQVSEGKSTEGLIDWKTDTAGKVSGFMLNYDEHMRITASTMNIVQSTLQNVHMLKEKIPLGQALGSPVLASFGPSIPVRIEPQGAVKVDLNTRQQNAGINMILVEVYIHIIAEVAVVVPFDMEPETVDTEIPISYLLVVGDVPMYYYDNQGKPVGSNGSNAPAIALPSGQTGVSSGHGGTPSPGPPTQQQGPTNSPNENELEIEPDLSDPNGGLQLDADVNH
- the fsa gene encoding fructose-6-phosphate aldolase; amino-acid sequence: MKFFLDTGNVEEIKRIERLGLVDGVTTNPSLIAKEGRVFKEVIQEICGVVKGPVSAEVIGLKAEDMLKEAYEIAEWAPNVVIKLPMTEDGLYACHELTQKGIKTNVTLIFSAAQGLMAAKAGATYISPFVGRLDDIAVDGMKLIRDLRLILDTYDLPSEIIAASIRNIKHVEDAALSGAHIATIPGSLLPTLWKHPLTDSGIERFLKDWESVPK
- the gnd gene encoding phosphogluconate dehydrogenase (NAD(+)-dependent, decarboxylating), which codes for MKLGLIGLGKMGLNLGRNLIDHKHEVVAFDLNAEAVNEMKEYGAQGVSSYKEMVESLESPRVLWIMVPHNVVDAVLAEVSPLLSKGDIIIEAGNSHYKESIRRYEELKPSGIHYMDAGTSGGMEGARNGACYMIGGDPEAWAIVEPAFKDTAVENGYLYAGKAGSGHFLKMVHNGIEYGMMASIGEGFDVLEKSGFDFDFEKVARVWNNGSVIRSWLMELTERAFSKDANLDEIKGVMHSSGEGRWTVETAFDLQTATPVIALSLLMRYRSLETDTFTGKVVAALRNEFGGHAVEKN
- the zwf gene encoding glucose-6-phosphate dehydrogenase, whose amino-acid sequence is MDAMTFVLFGATGDLAKRKIYPALYNLYIDSKMPKSFSVIGLGRRELSDTDFQANVEKSLHEFSRQTPEEQSQVRDFIGAFRYCSLNNTKLEDYTRLLKLVEQREQELSIPENRMFYMSVAPEFFEPIALNIQESGLGNTKGWKKLIIEKPFGHDLQSARELNEKLSNTFAEEEIYRIDHFLGKPMVQNIETLTYANPVIQALWSNRYIANVQITASETVGVEERAAYYDQSGALRDMFQNHMLQLLMMIGLHLPKRCTPEEIQFKKQKIAEALRPLTKENIASEVVRAQYGAGELQGTSVVGYLDEPGIPAGSQNETYVAARLWIDDPFWSEVPFYIRTGKRLAEKSTRIVVEFKSPLKTGHESENTTEPNLLTIEIGPKESISLQLNAKNPLNQGEVEAMHMNFNSGERNIPEAYENLIFDAMRGDSTFFAHWNEVELAWQWVQPILEAFQDGSVPLDTYNAGSQGPDSADRLIAENGYRWW